GAGAATTGAGTAAGTATCGAATATGAGTTCTCAGTTGTGTGTGCGTTGCAGTAATGAGCGAAGAGGTGCAGTAGTCAATGTTCGTTTGAGAAGTGAGCTTAGCTGAAAGTGCGTTAAGTGAGAGTATATTAGATATGAAGAATGGAAATGAAGAAAGTGTtggaaaaatatgaaagttAAAGTGTTAAAGTACGTGTGATTCTAGTAAATAGAAGTTGCGTTGCAAGCTTACTGGGGTTGCCAGTACTCGAGCCTTAAGAATTTGAGCTGCAAGTGAAAGAAAGGTGAAGTTAAAAACAGTTAGTCGCACTTAGTGAGCTATAATGTGTAGTAAGTGCGTGTTAATGTGTAGCTAGTAAGTATTCGCTGCCGCAGGTGTTAAGCTAGTTGATCTGCTGCTCGCCGTCTTGCCAGCCAATCAGCACAGGTCAGCGCACAAAGAGCCGCCGCGCAAACAACCTAAACGCTAAAAGCAACTCCCTTTAAGCACTGCTAAGTGTTAGTTATGCCTGCTGTGCAAAAAgggtgaaaaattttataaatatattaaggtACCGACTTCGTCTCTCATTTTGTCTGCTAATTTTTACATAATCTTAAACAGTTTGTGATTTAGCTTTagcttaaaagaaaaattactaaaacaaaataaataaattattttgtagattaaatatgtataaaaatatgtaattaatttaagttaGAAAATGCACACACGTAGTTTTTTAGGGTTTCAATAAACtcttttatatatatgcttTTCCTTAGAGTATTTATGTATTCGTTGTTTTCatatctttaaataattttttcaatatatttacttCGTGTATCCACTGATCCAAAAGGTCAAGGCTACGAGTCGTTTCGATTTTGTATCTTTTTAATGGAAGTAAtagtatgtaataaattaaataaattaattagcaaataaattaatataattaagatttgttttgttaaattttgtgtcTTGTGGCTTTCGTTCTCGTTGTGTCTAGTTGGGCATCGATCTTGGCAGCTGCGCTTTTCCCAACGATCGCATGCGTACACGCCGAAAGTTTAGAGCGGctttttcaaatcttttttGCTGCTTGCTGCCAATCGTATTGCCTGTCCACTGGTCCGAATTTCGTGCTAATCGTTGATGTGTTTGTCGTTGGGATTTTAAACTCCAAATTATTCCCCTGCCAAATGTCATTGTAAAGTCCCTTACTCCTCCCCTTAACTACAAACAACTTATGCTTGTGGCTTTTGGGCAGCATAAGCCAAGTCTTGTGCATCGAGTGAGCGTCCCCAGCCACCATGGCCGGAGCTGCCGTATGAGCCAGACGAACCGGCGTCGGCGCTGTAGCCGCTGCCGTACGAATCGTGACTGACGGAGTGAGATGCGCTGTGATGTGGGTGGGCGACCACTTCGTAGGTGACATGTTTCTCTTGAGACAGCAGTTTCTTCAGACCAATCACAGCGGACAGCACCAAGGCGATTTTACCGATGAGCAGAGCCTTGCCGGCGATTAAAGCGATTGCGCCCAACAAGAGTGGCAACAGGGCGGCGGCTTTCAATGCGACCAAAGCAAGAATGGGGCCCAAAATTTTAGcagccttcttcttcttgccACGGCTCTCTTCGGGTGCGTTGGGATCGTCATTACCTCCGAACAATGATTCGGATACATCTTCGAGCGCACGTCCAGTAGAGCTGACCGCTTGAACAATATCCGCACCCTTCAATTCGACCTTAATGGTGTGGGTATTTAAGAAGCTTGAAATGCGGTTGAGTGCCAACGACTCGAATGATTCGTCGCCAGAGATGGAGCGTGCAGCTTCGGTGGCAGGCGCATCGGGCGAACGCACCACCGTCACACCTTCGGTCAGCGAGAACTGCTCGCGAGCGGAGAGCACTTTGTCGACGAAATTGAAGAGCTTATATTTGACACAAGACACCGAATCCTTTCGCAAGCAATCGCTGTAGATGCTATCCATAATGTCATTGTCCCCGCTAACTGCATTGCGCGCATGACCGCGTGTCTCCTCGGCGGGAAGTGCGGCAGCAACTGTGATCAAACACAAGACACCGATAACTGCTTTAATTTGTGACATTTTTGCAAacacttttgttttatttgtttatgtttttaagtCCTTTTTGACTTTTTTGCGTAACTTTTGGCTTTCGATTTTTCGAAACTCTGAACTTAACCTTTGAACTTGCACACTTTTCGTTGAATGCACTTTCTCTTTTAACTCCAATTCTTTTTTTGGTTCGTAATAAACTAAACGATATTAATCAATCCACACACAACAATAACGGGATCGTACGAAAAAAGCGCACCGCTCTACCACTTATGTCGTTGCTCGGGTTGTGTTGCCGTTTAGACGTGAAAGGATGAAATGATACAATTTTCCAATAGTCTCAACAATTTATATAGCGTCTACACTCTTCTTCAGCGACGCCAGCTGCGCGCGCCAAGCCATTGCCAGTCGCACATGGCAGACGCAGCCACAAAaggcgcagcagcagcagaaacAAGGCAGTAAGAGTGAGCGCCTGCCCCATACCAGCAACACCAAAGCAGTCGAACAGCCAAACAACCGCAACGGTAGCGTAAGCACATACTCTCCATATGGCAACAGCGAAATAACAAAGCTGCCAGCAGCCAAATACTCGTAGTATTTGCCCATTATAGCATTTCGCATTTCTTTTTGCTGCCGctggcttgttgttgctgccatcGGCTTCGGCTGTTGTTGCAGAGGTTGTGCTGCTGTTGCTCTTTTCTCTGCCGACACAAGCATTGTCAGTGTCAAAGTGCTAGCGGTAGTGACAGCgttggcaacagcaacaacaacagtggcgGAGGTATTGCCAAAGCGAATGAAGACTGGTTCTGCAGGTTTCGCGCTTCAGTCTTTCGTCTTGGACTTAAACGCAGCTTCGCTTGCTGCATACGGTTTATTTTCAGCTGAAGTAAATTTAGTTCGTACATATAGCTATGCACGTTGTTATGTATGCATGCGGGTATGTACGTTCTCCAGCTGTGTGAGCTATCAGCCAAACaatgccaaaaattaaaatcacaacagcagcagtgGCAACACTCGTACGCACTTTATGCGACGATGAAAAGTTGTTAGGTGTGAAAAAGTCGGTAGAAACCATTAGTGGCTCGCACCGAGAAAATTGtgttggaaaattattaaaaagcgcataaaaattAAGCCAAAATAACAATTAACATTTCTTGCACACTGTTGCGAGCGTTAGGTCAACTTGCCGCAACGAAGAGTGGTCTAGCGGCAGAAGCGTGCAGCTGGCAAGTTCGAAAGCCAACTTTGtggagtttttgaaatattttattatagttaaaattttatgtggCATATTGTTTGCCATTTACtcataaaaaatgaaaagctATTTCGTTACGTACTCGCTGAACGTCCGAACATAGCATGGAAAGACGTGAAAATTTGCACAGTTTTTCGTTTATTCCTGCAGAAGGTCATTACGGAGGCCTTTCTTGCAAAATCTCCCtcgattttgcaattttatgcgatgaaataaatctaaattcaagaatttgaaattcaaatttgtttgccgaaaaatgtcaaaatctaTTCGTGTTGATGTTTTGTATTTAGTAATTGGGTATTGttgataatattaaatattaattcaagGGGTTAAATTCGATCGAAGCCGCGGGGAAATCTGGTGTAGACGGGTATCGCCCGAAGGTGGAATTTTTACCTTCAACGACACTCTTTTCTCATATTGTAAAATGGGTTCAAAATATGTCCTTGATATATTTTAGTTGTTAATTCTGTCTATTAGCATGTTTGATAATCTGTGATAAGGGTTCTTGCACATAATCTTGGCGTCTATCAGCTCTCtcggaaatttaatttcagGTCGCTTTTAATGACTCTACCAGTTCCGTAGCCAGCGAATGCCACTTTTGGTAATCTCATAACCCATTTGGTTTCTCGAAGTTCCTTCACAGTTAATATCAAATCTGTTAACAAGTAAGAGACTAAACTGTCTAGATAAACGAGCTGGAACGTTGCAACAGAAAGAAACTGCGACCTGTTAAATGTTTCTAAATATATACAGAGCttttaatcaatattttaattttatatgcatatattttgtaGCTTTCTGCATATTCTGAAATTGCGTAACCAATGATATCAGCTAACAACTGTTGCCGATCCTTAATTCAAACAACATTTTAATTATGCTTATAATTATTTAAGGACAATTTCTGGATTCAAAATGTTCTCGACTTATTTGGTGAgctatttctaaaaatatctgaaaaattcTGTATTGCAAAACTTAACCAAGTCATCAAAGACCTCGCTTGGATGCAATTCCTTTGACAACTATCGGTATATCTTACTATTCATTAATCTATTTCAAATATTCATAGTGGAATGCGAAATCCAACGTTGGAGCTTGAACAAAGTAGGCTATTTTGCTTATTGGGAATAAATATAGGTAAATATATACGCGCATGCGCGCTATTGCTTTCGCTGTGTGCACTATGAGTGGTAAATGCGACTCTTTCCATTTGCGGTTAACTCGAACGGGTGCGAGCAAATATGCTTGTAGAGTGTTTGGTAGCTGCTGTCCGGGGCTGACGGCCATAAGACGTAAGCCACTCCAACGTGCAACATTCAACAAGTTCATGTAACATTGTCAACTTGCGGTGACACTGACGCGTTTATAAATTTgcctacaaataaaaaaacaagctATGGATTTATTATCGGCACACCTAGGCGTATTAGAGTTGTTTTGAACACACTTGCTGTTATTGCTACTTTTATGGTTAACCAATATTTGAGTTTGCTTTGTGGTTTTCTACCAAAGTTAGAGTGTGGCGTGTAAAGGCCTATGCGCTTCAGTGGCATCTTTCactctttatttcattttcctaACACTTCTTCGaagatattttcattaattttcagtgCATTTACATACGTCAACGCCGTGTCTGGCATCTAACTGCGGTTGGCACTTAGTGCGGTACCTCTGAGCTCACCCGTGTATTTGCAATATCCGCCCGTATGCTTAGCTGACGATTTCCACATCCGCCCGCTTGGCACTTTGCCTGCTTGCGTGTTGCCGGCTTGCCG
The sequence above is drawn from the Bactrocera tryoni isolate S06 chromosome 1, CSIRO_BtryS06_freeze2, whole genome shotgun sequence genome and encodes:
- the LOC120766597 gene encoding uncharacterized protein LOC120766597 yields the protein MSQIKAVIGVLCLITVAAALPAEETRGHARNAVSGDNDIMDSIYSDCLRKDSVSCVKYKLFNFVDKVLSAREQFSLTEGVTVVRSPDAPATEAARSISGDESFESLALNRISSFLNTHTIKVELKGADIVQAVSSTGRALEDVSESLFGGNDDPNAPEESRGKKKKAAKILGPILALVALKAAALLPLLLGAIALIAGKALLIGKIALVLSAVIGLKKLLSQEKHVTYEVVAHPHHSASHSVSHDSYGSGYSADAGSSGSYGSSGHGGWGRSLDAQDLAYAAQKPQA